The region CGCACAAAGCCGCGCTCCTGCTGCTTCTTGTCGTTGTACATCTGCTTGAACAGCGCGCTGTCGCACTTGCAGCCCTTCTTGTAGATGCCCACAGCGTACCAGTTCTTGTACAGGTTGTAGTCCCACGGCACGGAGAACATAATGGCCAGCGTCTCGATGAAGTCCTTCTGAGACCTCTCGAAGAGGTCGTAGGTGAGGACGCCCACGCTGCCCGTGACCTTGCTGCTGGTCTTGGTGAAGGTGCACACCTCTGTCTTCAGGGGGCGCACCGTGGGCTGAGGTGGGTTGTATGCCTCGCCGTTCTCCAGGTGAACCCTGTTGTGGgccgtccattcatccattaatTGATCGTTAAGTACTCggtgattttttctttctttgtagcAGCTTTGGCAAAATTTGTGCACTACTTGGCTATGaccagcagaggcgctgttgaGTGGCCCTCAACTAGGTTGGTGGCTAAAGAAAGGCATAATCTGcctcctaaaaataaaatggctacAATTCATCAGAATTCAGAATTTTGAAGTTTATTTCTTAATACAGTTGTGCCTTCAGATATGAGTGAACAGACTtacacaggttttttttttagacacaaGCCGTCGTTCGATGGATTTTTGCGTTGGCTTCAGAGCAAAATCTTGAGATTCAAGCACTGCATGTTAGCACACTCACTTCACAACAgcaactcaacattttttttcccaaaaaagagACTTAAAGCTGTTGTTgctaaacaaagagaattaggCTACAccatgtgtatttaaaacaacttaaaatcttttcttgactgtttagcttaatgctatcaaGTAATGCACAACGTTAGAGATGGGCTAACAAATTGTATTAGTATTGTGCTGTTATAACGTTTTTAGCaatgattattttaacaaaCATTAGTAACAACACAGGCATGTATTATTTATCCTTTGCCAAGAATATGCTAAGAATCCTGTGGTTTACTGAGATGTTTTGACTGGCTCTGTGTTTGCctgtatgtctgtattatactgcccccagctGGCCAAGGTGCGCACAGCAGAAAgaacagcacaatgtccattgagtAGAAGCCAAAAATCTGGCAAAAACTCCTAAAATCCTCACATTGTGTTTAATcatgtcattactgtatgttttcatgaagtacaattattaatttaaagacACATTATAAACACGTTTGTTTTCtaaacggattaatggcattcccatttatttaaatgaggaAAGGATGATTTGAGATAACGAGTATCACAAGGCACCACtataattaacaaaaatgaatatcATTATTTCGATAATTGTTTTGTAACATATATTGTAATAATTAACACATCATTGTATAAAATTATCTTTCCAAATGTGATACCACTTTTGCATTGTGTCCAATACTTGAAATCACATCTACCAACTTACTCTTCATGTACAGAAATTAATGTAAAACTCATAGTATAAGAAAACAATGCCTACAAATGATCTCAAAATATATACTCATCAAGAATATTACATGATAAAATATTTGCTACTATATTCATTGATCTCATTACAAAGgcagaaattagatttttggcATTGTATGTGAAAACTTGCAGTGCTTACTTGGGGTTAATGAGGCAGTAGTTGCTGGTCAAATTAGTGATCTCGATGGTCACGCTCCTCCTGCTCGCCACGTCGGCGGCCACGGCTTCGGCGGATTCCGTCATGTCAGCTGTGACATGAAATGagagcagaaaagaaaagaaaatggagaTGGGGGAGTTAGCGCTGCCCATCTCCATATCCTTCACCCCAATCATCAGAATGATTCCATCTAAAACGTCCTCCTGACCTATACTCTGCCGACATTGCTCTGCTGGCATTCCACTGACCTTCCGAGGCACAGGTAGAGCTGCTCGGCTTATAAATGATGGATTTGTGCCGGATAATGAGGGCCAGCAGCGCAGAGCCGCTTCGTTCTGACTGTCAACGGCCTAATTAGAGCGCGTACCTTTTCAATTAGGCCTCTCCAATGAAGTCCATCCACTAGAAAAATGTCGGCTGTACAAACCACGGGAACGCCTCAACAGGCTTCCCGGTGAAGTTGCATAAACATAGGCCCATAAGTGAGAGTCAAATGTAGAAAAGACAGAGACTCTTACCTGCTTTGGTGCTCTCAAGTtccaaagtgggaaaaaaggaggaaaagcaGAGGAggagttttttcttttcttttttttaaaggtaggaCAACACCCTTTCGAGTAAGAACGTGTCCACCCTTAACCCAGTCATCCGCATCCCCCCTCGTTAACCACGTCATGACAGCAAATACATTTGCACCAGAACCACACCCAAGTCTGCGGCGTGTATTTGACTGAAAACAAATAGCAACGAAATCCATCCTGTTATCCATCGTGCAGGCTTTTTGTGTCCCGGGTTGACACTTGTGTTGTCGTTGTGCAACAGAAGGAACCCGAGACGAGTCTGGGCACATTTCTAGAGTGGCTTCACTGCTTTGGAATTCTTACCACAATTGGTGGGCTACATAACAGCAAAACTAGCGGATTCCATTCTGTCTCAAACAACTGCTTGCTGCTTAATCCATTCGACCAATGATTGTCAATCATTGTGCTGGGGCAGATTGGCGTGCCGCCAAGAATGATCCATTTACCAATGAGTGCATCCCGAGCCTTATGCTTAGAACATTCGGGTCTTTTGGTGACTCTGAGAGCTACAAAAGAATCAACTGTAGACTAGAGCATTGTCTActtgaattagaattagaataagTCTGTCTGTAGAAATGTTGAAATCTCGACTTATTTCTATACAGTATTGCGTTTGGTTAAACCATCAATGATCATCTAGATTTttgcctgttttactgccacttctCCTGTTTTTATTTGGCGGTGTGCCATTGAAATTTGCCAATATCAAATATGGAGGTAAATCAAGGTTTGGAAAGACTGACCttgaccagtggttctcaactgaTGTCACTCTGGGACCCACGTTTTCCTCTTGTCGTGAATTTGTGACCAAGGTATTGTAGTTTGCAAAATAATGTTATCACGTTTTTCCTATCAGACAGAAAATGTAGAATTTATAGCTTGTTTTCTGGTgttttgttgctaggcagaattcatggGACACATTTGTGGATGTTCTCCCAACCCAATAGAAACGGTCCAAAAGCATTTATGGTTCAGTTGAGCACCCTCCATATCAATCATGGTGGACTCTCGAGTTGTGCGTCTTTGACTACCATTTACATTGGCTTTGTTAGAAtgtatagatgtaaaaaaaaaaaaaaaaaaaaaaaacacaactcacATTCCACACACAGATTGGGACTTGTTTGACATGAGCAGGAACAATGAAGGCAATGATGGATTCGTCGTAGAAACTTTACAACAAGCAACAGTTTGACAGACTCTTCATAAGAGAGGCCAcatgcttgcttcaagctgccactcccagttgaagtcatttgaaaagtcaacatactgtactttaaaaCGACAAAGAGAATCACATGCTGTGGATTTAACCATGGCACATTCATTTTATCTTATGAAAACCTTGATGCTAACACACgatgcaaaatgccatagaaGGGTTCATTTAAACACAAGCGTATATTAGCAACACATGTAACAGactctttatcctctgtgaaaaataACATATGATTATAGGGAATTGTGGATTTATGCAATGGTGGCAACAAAAACGAAGTTACTGAGAAGACTGGACATAACATAACTGGAGAAAATTACATTCAGCGCCATACTGAGTAATTTGAATCATTTGTTTCTATGCTGATCCATTCAAATATTGTTTTGATCGCACAGCGTAGAATTGCATAGCTTGTGTAGTTTCATTTTCCAAGtttcttgttgctaggcagaattcaatATATACAATTATCTTTAGTCTCAGGCACAAGAAAATCAGTGCTCCAGGTGAACTTTTTTCAGTAGGAGTTGCAACACAGTGACCCCTAACTGGAAGTTTTAGGGGTgcaagaaaagcatttttgggCACAGACTGTGAATGGCCTTGCAAAGTATACGTTCTCATTTGCACTCATTTTCACTCATATTCAATATTCCTGATGAATGGGCTGGACAAGTTTGTCAaggaacaaaaaatattcaagtgtaataaaataataaaataaaaaatttgtcaCGTGCTAGTAGATGAAATATTTAGTGTTAGGGGTTCAGAGTAGTTGTTAAagtaggtttagggttttaaattgggtCTTCAAAATAGGGATACAAATGAGGTTTAGGgaagggttagggtgtcaaagtAGGATTGTAAAGTAGGGTCAGGCTTTCAGATTAGGGTtgcaaagtagggtttcaaagttgggttaggatttcaaaatagattttttaaatcgaGTCAGGCTTTCAAagttgggtttcaaagtaagactaagattttaaattaggattcaaccgcctggcttagctaaagatattaccaagctctctccgacaacaacaaaaaaactttcaaaaatatataagttactttcatatacggataaaatgtctttacccatcttaaaatgggagacagacttgtctatagctccggaatctgacttttggattcaagtttgtgaaaatgcatttaaaatgacaaaacacacaaatttacaacttatccaatacaaaataatccatagaacatacattactcaatatatgatgaagaaaatgggcctctccgactccgacatttgtctccagtgtttacaaaacactacagacacttattttcatgctttatggttatgcaccccggttatgtatttctggactaaagtcttagaaaaactttccgctatcttggactataggatacctttatctccaaacttgtgtttgctaggtgacctaacaacaactgacctaccacataaacaatttcaatctacacttgtagcccttactatcgctaaaaaaacaattcttgttaactggaaaaataaacaaactctgaatatcgaccaatggtctaacctccttataaatcacattttaatggaaaaaatatcggcctcaaataaaaaacaaatatcaaaattcatagaaatatggtctacgtatatagaatattttaacctaattctggttatttaattctgcctgttagcgagagccaccacattgtgataacttacattgatgtctctgcatttggca is a window of Vanacampus margaritifer isolate UIUO_Vmar chromosome 2, RoL_Vmar_1.0, whole genome shotgun sequence DNA encoding:
- the apnl gene encoding actinoporin-like protein; the encoded protein is MTESAEAVAADVASRRSVTIEITNLTSNYCLINPKVHLENGEAYNPPQPTVRPLKTEVCTFTKTSSKVTGSVGVLTYDLFERSQKDFIETLAIMFSVPWDYNLYKNWYAVGIYKKGCKCDSALFKQMYNDKKQQERGFVREEATGTGINYVGNYLDIKATMSPLGKAIMKVEVWDKLFTPVA